DNA from Mesorhizobium sp. DCY119:
CTGATTGACATGTTTCAAACGAATTGGAATGATGCCAGCCATGAGAAACGCTTATGGCTGGAAGTCATGACTATCCATCTCGACAGTGACCTTCTGCGCACCTTCGTCGCGGTGGCCGAAACCGGCAATTTCACCAAGGCCGCCGACACCGTCAGCCGCACGCAGTCGGCCGTGTCGATGCAGATCAAGAAGCTTGAAGCGATGATCGGCGAGGTGCTGTTCGAGCGCGGCTCGCGTGGCGTGGCGCTGACACGCAAGGGTCAGGACCTGATCGTCAATGCCCGCCGCATCGTCTCGCTGCTCGACGAGACCGCAGCCTCCATGCGGGCGGAAGCGCTCGACGGTCCGGTCCGCATCGGCATCCCCGAGGAATACAGCTATTCGATCCTGTCGCGGGCGCTGAGCGCATTCGCCAAGATGCATCCCAAGGTCGAGATCACGGTCAAATATGCGCATTCCGCCTCGCAGATGGTGGCGCTCGAAGCGGGCGAACTCGACCTTGCCGTCGTGTTCGAATGGCAGGATTTTTCCGACGGCGAAGTGCTGATGCGCGACCCGACGGTGTGGGTGACGTCGAATCTGCATCTTCTGCATGAGGAGACGCCGCTGCCGGTCGCGCTCTACAGCCGCGCCGGCTGGTGCAAGGATTTCGCGCTCAGGTCGCTTGAGGATCGCGGTTTGCCCTACCGCGTCGCCTATACCAGCGACACGACCAGCGGGTTGAAGCTCGCCGTGGCCTCGGGGTTGGCGATTGCGCCGGTGTCGCGTTCCAACATTCCGCCCGATTGCCGTGAACTGACGGCTGCCGACGGTTTCGGCGATATCGATGCCTCGAACGTGGTGCTCCACCGCGCGCCCGGGGCGACCAGCGAGGCGATCAACGGTATGGCCGACGCCATTCGCGAGGCGTTTTTCTCGCAACTGACGATAACCGTGCCGCCGCCCGGCGCGTGATATGCTGACATGGCTCCTGACAAGAAGCTGTCAGGAGAGGGATGCTAGAAACCCCTCATTCAACGAGATGAGGAGGAAACGATGCTGAAATTCTACCATGCGCCCTGGTCGCGCTCTTCAGGCGTTCATTGGCTTCTGGAGGAACTCGGCGTGCCCTACGAGACGGAGATCATCGATATCCGCGCTCCTGGCGGCGTGCCCGAAAGTTACCGCGCCATACAGCCCAACAAGAAGGTGCCGGCGATCGATCATGACGGCACGATCGTCACCGAGCGCGCGGCCATCTGCATGTATCTCAGCGATACCTTTCCGCAGGCCGGGCTCGCTCCCGCGATTGGTGACAAGGCGCGCGCGACGTGGCTGACCTGGCTGGTCTATTCGGATTCGGTTTTCGATCCGGCAATCGCCGCGAAGGCACAAGGGTGGACATATAACAGCAACAGTTTCTCCTTCGGGGCCTATGACGACATGGTCCGGCATCTGGAAAAGACGCTGTCAGCGCGGCCTTACATTGCGGGAGACAGGTTCACGGCTGCCGACACCCAGATCGGCAGCGGAATCTATTTCGTCACGAACATTCTCAAGGCTTTTCCCGACAAGCCGGTTTTCCGTGACTATCTGGCGAGGCTGCAGGAAAGGCCGGCCTATCAGCGCTACCTCGCGAAGGATGCTGCGGCTACGCCACGCGGCGCATCTTGAAGCGCTCGGTTTAAGGGATGCGGACCGCGTCTCAGCGCATTTCGAGCAGGCGCTCGAGATAATTGCGTTCCAGCTCGGGGCTGAGCGCGTTGCCGAGCCGCTTGCGGATGGCATCGAGAATCTGGCGCGCGCGCTGCACGTCGATCTCGTCCGGCACCTTGACCGAATTGCCGAAATCCGGGCCGGTGGTGGCGCGCGGCCGGCCGAGCGGGTCGCGGTCGGCATTCTGCTGGCGCCCGCCTTCCTCGCTGCCGCCTTCGTCGCCCTGCATGGCCTGCTGCATCTGCTGCATCATGTCCTGCGCGCCCTTGCGCAGCGCTTCGAGCGCACGGCCCTGTTCGCCGACGGCGCGTTCGCCTTCGCCCTTGCCAAGCGCGCCTTCGGCCTCGCCCATCGCATCGCCAGCCTCGCCAAAACCTTCGCCCGGCTGGATGCCGAGGCCTTCGAGCCCCTTGGTCAGGCCCTGAAGGTCCTTCTGCAACTGGCCCTGGCCTTCCTGCAGCTGCTTCAGCGCATCGGCAAATTCTTCCGGCGTCATCGGACGGCCCTGATTGCCTTGACCCTGCCCCTGCTGGCCCTGACCTTGCTGGCCGGGTTCGCCCTGCTGGCCTTGCTGACCTTGTCCCTGTTGACCTTGCTGGCCCTGCTGCTCGCCGGATTGCTCGCCGCGCTGCATCTGGTCCATGCGGAAGGTCTCGTTCATCATCTCCTGCTGGCGCCGCATGATCTCGCCCAGCTTGTCCATCTGCTGGCGCATCTCGCTCTGGTCGCCTTGCTGGCCGGGCTGCTGCTGGCGGCCTGCCTGCAGGTTGTTCATCATGTTCTCAAGCTGGGATAGAAGCTCCTGCGCCTGATCGCGGTTGCCTGATTTGGCCAGATTCTCGATCTGGTCCATCATGCGCTCCAAGTCGCTCTGGCGCAGTTCCTGCCCGTTCTGCGGCATCTGCTGCTGGGCCATGTTCGGGTCGCGCTTGGCCCGCTCGGCGAATTCGCGCAGGAAGTCGTTCATCGCCTGGCGCAGCTCTTTCATGAGCTTGTCGATCTCTTCGTCGCTGGCGCCGTTCTGAAGCGCCTGCTTCAAGGCCTCCTGCGCCTGGCGCAGGCGTTTTTCAGCCGACGAAAGCGCGCCGTCCTCGATGGCCAGCGCCATTTCCCAGAAATAGTCGGCGGCTGCGC
Protein-coding regions in this window:
- a CDS encoding LysR substrate-binding domain-containing protein; protein product: MTIHLDSDLLRTFVAVAETGNFTKAADTVSRTQSAVSMQIKKLEAMIGEVLFERGSRGVALTRKGQDLIVNARRIVSLLDETAASMRAEALDGPVRIGIPEEYSYSILSRALSAFAKMHPKVEITVKYAHSASQMVALEAGELDLAVVFEWQDFSDGEVLMRDPTVWVTSNLHLLHEETPLPVALYSRAGWCKDFALRSLEDRGLPYRVAYTSDTTSGLKLAVASGLAIAPVSRSNIPPDCRELTAADGFGDIDASNVVLHRAPGATSEAINGMADAIREAFFSQLTITVPPPGA
- a CDS encoding glutathione S-transferase family protein codes for the protein MLKFYHAPWSRSSGVHWLLEELGVPYETEIIDIRAPGGVPESYRAIQPNKKVPAIDHDGTIVTERAAICMYLSDTFPQAGLAPAIGDKARATWLTWLVYSDSVFDPAIAAKAQGWTYNSNSFSFGAYDDMVRHLEKTLSARPYIAGDRFTAADTQIGSGIYFVTNILKAFPDKPVFRDYLARLQERPAYQRYLAKDAAATPRGAS